In a genomic window of Erigeron canadensis isolate Cc75 chromosome 5, C_canadensis_v1, whole genome shotgun sequence:
- the LOC122602060 gene encoding uncharacterized protein LOC122602060, translated as MSKERPPEPLDFFIWTVEDVGLWLEEINLGGYRQTFKENGVNGEYLEGMSMFTTEQILRFIRRCHMKWGDFITLCKELRRIKVACLKGEQKVRRPWWAPSCLSIVFVRVAKRNRQSRVVSMKLEP; from the exons ATGAGCAAAGAACGGCCACCTGAGCCGCTTGATTTCTTTATTTGGACTGTTGag GATGTGGGACTTTGGTTGGAAGAGATAAATCTGGGCGGGTATCGCCAAACTTTCAAAGAAAATGGTGTTAATGGGGAATACCTGGAAGGTATGTCCATGTTCACAACCGAGCAAATTCTTCGCTTTATACGCCGTTGCCACATGAAGTGGGGTGACTTTATTACCCTATGCAAGGAACTGAGAAGAATTAAAG TGGCTTGCTTGAAGGGGGAGCAAAAAGTGCGTCGGCCATGGTGGGCTCCATCTTGCTTATCAATAGTCTTTGTGAGGGTGGCAAAGCGTAATAGGCAATCACGGGTCGTTTCTATGAAACTAGAACCTTGA